The proteins below come from a single Nocardioides eburneiflavus genomic window:
- a CDS encoding ABC-F family ATP-binding cassette domain-containing protein, protein MITAQKLEVRAGARLLMEDVTFRIAAGDKVGLVGRNGAGKTTLTRILAGEGQPASGQVLRSGEVGYLPQDPRVGDPEVIARDRILSARGLDEVVRRLREAEVDMAHEDPKVHERGMRRWARADAELHAGGGYAAESEAAQMAAALGIEERILSQPIGTLSGGQRRRVELARILFSGAEIMLLDEPTNHLDADSIIWLRDFLKAHRGGFVVISHDNALLEATVNKVFHLDANRAVIDVYNMGWHNYLTQREDDEKRRKRERLNAENKAKVLTDQANKMRAKATKAQAAQSMLKRAEKMMAGIEGERAADKVARIAFPEPAPCGKTPLMGSELSKSYGSLEVFTAVDLAIDRGSRVVILGLNGAGKTTMLRILAGVDEPDTGEVVPGYGLKMGYYAQEHETLDVNRTVLENMHSAAPELTDTQARSVLGSFLFSGDDAHKPAGVLSGGEKTRLALAILVVSSANVLLLDEPTNNLDPASREEVLHAIRSYTGAIILVTHDEGAVRALDPDRVLLLPDGDEDLWSEDYADLVSLA, encoded by the coding sequence ATGATCACCGCCCAGAAGCTCGAGGTCAGAGCCGGCGCGCGGCTCCTCATGGAGGACGTCACCTTCCGCATCGCCGCAGGCGACAAGGTGGGCCTCGTGGGGCGCAACGGCGCCGGCAAGACGACCCTCACCCGCATCCTCGCCGGAGAGGGCCAGCCCGCGTCGGGGCAGGTCCTCCGCAGCGGAGAGGTCGGCTACCTCCCGCAGGACCCGCGCGTCGGCGACCCCGAGGTGATCGCGCGCGACCGGATCCTGTCGGCGCGCGGCCTCGACGAGGTCGTACGCCGCCTGCGCGAGGCTGAGGTCGACATGGCCCACGAGGACCCGAAGGTCCACGAGCGGGGCATGAGGCGCTGGGCCCGCGCCGACGCCGAGCTGCACGCCGGTGGCGGGTACGCCGCGGAGTCCGAGGCTGCGCAGATGGCCGCGGCGCTCGGGATCGAGGAGCGGATCCTCAGCCAGCCGATCGGCACTCTGTCCGGTGGTCAGCGCCGCCGCGTCGAGCTCGCGCGGATCCTGTTCTCCGGCGCCGAGATCATGCTCCTCGACGAGCCGACCAACCACCTCGACGCCGACTCGATCATCTGGCTGCGCGACTTCCTCAAGGCGCACCGCGGCGGGTTCGTGGTGATCAGCCACGACAACGCACTGCTCGAGGCGACCGTCAACAAGGTCTTCCACCTCGACGCCAACCGCGCCGTCATCGACGTCTACAACATGGGCTGGCACAACTACCTCACCCAGCGCGAGGACGACGAGAAGCGCCGCAAGCGCGAGCGGCTGAACGCCGAGAACAAGGCCAAGGTGCTCACCGACCAGGCCAACAAGATGCGCGCCAAGGCCACCAAGGCACAGGCCGCGCAGTCGATGCTCAAGCGCGCCGAGAAGATGATGGCCGGCATCGAGGGCGAACGCGCGGCCGACAAGGTCGCCCGGATCGCCTTCCCCGAGCCGGCCCCGTGCGGCAAGACGCCGCTGATGGGCTCCGAGCTGTCGAAGTCCTACGGCTCGCTCGAGGTCTTCACCGCCGTCGACCTGGCGATCGACCGGGGGAGCCGGGTGGTCATCCTCGGCCTCAACGGCGCCGGGAAGACCACGATGCTGCGGATCCTCGCGGGCGTCGACGAGCCCGACACCGGTGAGGTCGTGCCCGGCTACGGCCTCAAGATGGGCTACTACGCCCAGGAGCACGAGACGCTCGACGTGAACCGGACGGTGCTGGAGAACATGCACAGCGCGGCGCCCGAGCTGACCGACACCCAGGCACGCTCGGTGCTGGGCTCGTTCCTGTTCTCCGGCGACGACGCCCACAAGCCGGCCGGCGTGTTGTCCGGCGGCGAGAAGACCAGGCTCGCGCTGGCGATCCTGGTCGTCTCCAGCGCCAACGTGCTGCTCCTCGACGAGCCGACCAACAACCTCGACCCGGCTTCCCGCGAGGAGGTGCTCCACGCGATCCGCAGCTACACCGGCGCGATCATCCTCGTGACGCACGACGAGGGCGCGGTGCGTGCGCTCGACCCCGACCGGGTGCTGCTGCTGCCGGACGGCGACGAGGACCTGTGGAGCGAGGACTACGCCGACCTGGTCTCCCTCGCCTGA
- the ypfJ gene encoding KPN_02809 family neutral zinc metallopeptidase, with the protein MRFNPKADISGGRVRDVGGSGGAGGGGGMRIPLPGGTRAGGGIGGLIIIILFVVLTQCMGGGGGLPSPGGSGQAQPEGIDTGDKRYANCDSGADANDDPDCARLGVAVSLEDYWGETLPDQGDVRFQPSTINTFAGGVDTACGQATSQVGPFYCPGDQQIYLDTTFFPQVLEQELGGQGGDFVEPYVLAHEYGHHIQNLMGTMGKVRTQQGPESDAVRLELQADCYAGMWTAYAEDSELLTLDEGDIAEALDSAKAVGDDRIQQRSGQGVNPEGWTHGSSEQRMAWFSRGYEEGTLDACDTFSASEL; encoded by the coding sequence ATGCGCTTCAACCCGAAGGCCGACATCAGCGGTGGCCGCGTCCGCGACGTCGGCGGAAGCGGCGGCGCCGGCGGCGGCGGCGGGATGCGGATCCCGCTCCCCGGGGGCACCCGCGCCGGAGGCGGCATCGGCGGCCTCATCATCATCATCCTGTTCGTCGTGCTGACCCAGTGCATGGGCGGCGGAGGCGGCCTGCCCAGCCCCGGCGGTTCCGGACAGGCCCAGCCGGAGGGCATCGACACCGGCGACAAGCGCTATGCCAACTGCGACAGCGGTGCCGACGCCAACGACGACCCCGACTGCGCCCGCCTCGGCGTCGCGGTCTCGCTCGAGGACTACTGGGGCGAGACCCTGCCCGACCAGGGCGACGTCCGGTTCCAGCCGTCCACGATCAACACGTTCGCCGGGGGCGTCGACACCGCGTGCGGGCAGGCCACCTCGCAGGTCGGCCCGTTCTACTGCCCGGGCGACCAGCAGATCTACCTCGACACCACGTTCTTCCCGCAGGTGCTCGAGCAGGAGCTCGGCGGTCAGGGTGGCGACTTCGTCGAGCCCTACGTCCTCGCCCACGAGTACGGCCACCACATCCAGAACCTCATGGGCACCATGGGCAAGGTGCGCACCCAGCAGGGCCCGGAGTCCGACGCCGTACGGCTCGAGCTGCAGGCCGACTGCTACGCCGGCATGTGGACCGCGTACGCCGAGGACAGCGAGCTGCTCACCCTGGACGAGGGCGACATCGCCGAGGCGCTCGACTCAGCCAAGGCGGTCGGCGACGACCGCATCCAGCAGCGGTCGGGACAGGGCGTCAACCCCGAGGGCTGGACCCACGGCTCGTCCGAGCAGCGGATGGCCTGGTTCAGCCGGGGCTACGAGGAAGGCACGCTCGACGCCTGCGACACGTTCTCGGCCAGCGAGCTCTGA
- a CDS encoding phosphotransferase, with translation MDGSTVAGWQPEPGWQRLPGSGPATVGLWSATHQGRDVVVKRLQAPDPHDVPGVLVPCDVNYWRRAADVALSGVLADAPGLREAPVVRVDEDEDGVTLVHERVEPHDPPGLWLAACLGRFAAVDLGEHPWLARDQLRSRLRLVDRRGGWRTLARTPVSDIADHLWSRREPWLDRCDALPQVAQHGDPSAANIPGRHGDGAVAIDWAHLGLGPVGADLGYLSLATREEVEPLVEAYVSALPPGVASPADVLTGARVMAVYTALTRLDWALARVAEGEGALAGKFRHPSVAPYIHAMQRQVGHIEALLA, from the coding sequence ATGGACGGGTCCACTGTGGCGGGCTGGCAGCCGGAGCCGGGCTGGCAGCGGCTGCCGGGCTCCGGTCCCGCGACCGTGGGCCTCTGGTCCGCCACCCACCAGGGACGCGACGTGGTCGTCAAGCGGCTGCAGGCTCCCGATCCCCACGACGTGCCGGGCGTGCTGGTGCCCTGCGACGTGAACTACTGGCGGCGCGCAGCCGACGTGGCGCTGAGCGGGGTGCTGGCCGACGCGCCGGGTCTGCGGGAGGCGCCCGTCGTCCGCGTGGACGAGGACGAGGACGGCGTCACCCTGGTCCACGAGCGGGTCGAGCCCCACGATCCCCCCGGCCTGTGGCTGGCGGCCTGCCTCGGCCGCTTCGCCGCCGTCGACCTGGGCGAGCACCCTTGGCTGGCACGCGACCAGCTGCGGAGCAGGCTGCGCCTCGTCGATCGCCGAGGGGGGTGGCGCACCCTGGCCCGCACGCCGGTCTCCGACATCGCCGACCACCTCTGGTCGCGTCGCGAGCCGTGGTTGGACCGCTGCGACGCCCTCCCTCAGGTCGCGCAGCACGGCGACCCGTCGGCGGCCAACATCCCGGGCCGGCACGGCGACGGAGCCGTAGCGATCGACTGGGCGCACCTCGGGCTGGGGCCTGTGGGTGCCGACCTCGGCTACCTCTCGCTCGCCACGCGCGAGGAGGTCGAGCCGCTGGTCGAGGCGTACGTCTCGGCGCTGCCACCCGGCGTGGCGTCGCCCGCCGACGTGCTCACCGGTGCGCGCGTGATGGCCGTCTACACCGCCCTCACCCGGCTGGACTGGGCCCTCGCTCGCGTCGCCGAGGGCGAGGGAGCGCTGGCCGGCAAGTTCCGCCACCCGAGCGTCGCGCCCTACATCCATGCGATGCAGCGCCAGGTGGGGCACATCGAGGCGCTGCTGGCGTGA
- a CDS encoding HNH endonuclease, whose amino-acid sequence MWQVDDLHALADLLADLTPAALGPDLLDQLEALERIKSAAAAAQAVVSATFADAADSEDLPASGRRTPPRAMSVGAEVALATLASPHAGEQRVLLSRRLRDDLPLTLAALGRGELTEGRAFAVAREVAHLTPEQRSQVDEDLAPRSAGLGDVRLRQAVRRSCLTIAAEAEARRHARARAERRVTSRRLDDGTGQLVATLPLEVLAAVRATLDSAAATARAEGDDRTSGQVRADTLADRITGVETMTEAVPVRVNLVIGVESLLGEGTEPGLVPGEGFLPAALCTAWVRRASDAAKATLRRLFVSPEDRALVAMESTSRRFDGLLAELLDLRDGGTCRTTGCNAAIRHHDHVTRATDDGRTEASNAQGLCERCNYVKESPGWTSWVADPEDTTLHEVHGVTEHLRIFRSTAPPLPGGPTGAVDYSPFELRFASTYTLAS is encoded by the coding sequence ATGTGGCAGGTCGACGACCTGCACGCCCTTGCTGACCTCCTCGCCGACCTGACGCCCGCCGCGCTCGGTCCTGACCTGCTCGACCAGCTCGAGGCGCTCGAGCGGATCAAGTCCGCGGCCGCGGCCGCGCAGGCCGTCGTCTCGGCCACCTTCGCGGACGCCGCCGACAGCGAGGACCTGCCGGCCAGCGGTCGGCGTACGCCCCCGCGGGCGATGTCGGTTGGCGCGGAGGTCGCGCTCGCCACGTTGGCCAGCCCGCACGCCGGTGAGCAGCGGGTGCTGCTCTCGCGGCGCCTGCGCGACGACCTGCCGCTCACGCTGGCCGCGCTCGGTCGCGGCGAGCTGACCGAGGGCCGCGCCTTCGCGGTGGCCCGCGAGGTCGCCCACCTCACACCGGAGCAGCGCAGCCAGGTCGATGAGGACCTGGCACCGCGGTCGGCCGGTCTGGGCGACGTGCGCCTGCGCCAAGCGGTGCGGCGCTCGTGCCTGACCATCGCCGCGGAGGCCGAGGCCCGGCGTCACGCCCGCGCGCGTGCCGAGCGCCGGGTCACCTCGCGTCGTCTCGACGACGGCACCGGCCAGCTGGTCGCGACCCTGCCCCTCGAGGTGCTCGCCGCGGTCCGCGCGACCCTCGACTCTGCGGCCGCGACCGCTCGTGCGGAGGGTGACGACCGCACCTCAGGTCAGGTTCGCGCCGACACCCTCGCCGACCGGATCACCGGGGTCGAGACCATGACAGAGGCCGTGCCGGTGCGCGTCAACCTCGTCATCGGTGTCGAGTCCCTCCTCGGCGAGGGCACCGAGCCCGGCCTCGTGCCGGGCGAGGGCTTCCTGCCCGCAGCGCTGTGCACCGCATGGGTACGTCGTGCCAGCGACGCCGCGAAGGCCACCCTCCGACGCCTCTTCGTCAGCCCCGAGGACCGTGCGCTGGTCGCGATGGAGTCCACGAGCCGCCGCTTCGACGGCCTGCTCGCCGAGCTCCTCGACCTCCGCGACGGCGGCACCTGCCGCACCACCGGCTGCAACGCGGCGATCCGCCACCACGACCACGTCACCCGTGCGACCGACGACGGCCGCACCGAGGCGAGCAACGCCCAAGGCCTGTGCGAGCGCTGCAACTACGTCAAGGAGTCACCCGGCTGGACCTCTTGGGTCGCCGACCCGGAAGACACCACACTCCACGAGGTGCACGGCGTCACCGAGCACCTCCGCATCTTCAGATCCACGGCACCACCGCTCCCCGGCGGCCCCACCGGAGCGGTCGACTACTCACCCTTCGAGCTCAGATTCGCCAGCACCTACACCCTGGCCTCGTAG
- a CDS encoding acVLRF1 family peptidyl-tRNA hydrolase, whose translation MPHVLVPVARWERWVANFATGHGGATLSVADGALCGRAVDGSHFAARLPFGTSYAGVPEAGAFAALAVAPGEWGVLLVRKGGFAVARLRGTDLVEHKVGQRHVQGRTKAGGQSQQRFARRRDNQARQAYEAAADHAARILSGTTRLVVAGGDHAAVDAVLDDPRLSSATVVAPWLPVPDPRRAVLDGAIADAQAIAVEVVNA comes from the coding sequence GTGCCCCACGTCCTGGTCCCCGTCGCGCGCTGGGAGCGCTGGGTGGCCAACTTCGCCACCGGCCACGGGGGAGCGACCCTGTCTGTGGCCGACGGTGCGCTGTGCGGGCGGGCGGTGGACGGCTCGCACTTCGCCGCGCGCCTGCCCTTCGGGACGTCGTACGCCGGGGTTCCCGAGGCGGGCGCGTTCGCGGCGCTGGCGGTGGCGCCGGGGGAGTGGGGCGTGCTGCTGGTCCGCAAGGGCGGGTTCGCGGTGGCGCGGCTGCGCGGCACCGACCTCGTCGAGCACAAGGTCGGGCAGCGGCACGTGCAGGGTCGCACCAAGGCCGGCGGGCAGAGCCAGCAGCGGTTCGCGCGCCGCCGCGACAACCAGGCGCGACAGGCGTACGAGGCCGCTGCCGACCACGCAGCCCGGATCCTGAGCGGCACCACCCGCCTCGTCGTCGCCGGCGGGGACCACGCCGCGGTCGATGCCGTCCTCGACGATCCGCGCCTGTCGTCGGCCACGGTGGTCGCGCCGTGGCTGCCGGTGCCGGACCCCCGGCGGGCGGTCCTCGACGGGGCCATCGCGGACGCGCAGGCGATCGCCGTCGAGGTCGTCAACGCCTGA
- a CDS encoding helix-turn-helix transcriptional regulator codes for MSESVHNRIALLRAEQGVSRRDLATALGVHYQTVGYLERGENSPSLELALRISAFFDLPVEAVFSLSPFPRISDQAGRPA; via the coding sequence GTGAGCGAGTCCGTGCACAACCGCATCGCGCTGCTGCGCGCCGAGCAGGGCGTCTCCCGCCGCGACCTCGCGACCGCGCTGGGGGTGCACTACCAGACCGTCGGCTACCTCGAGCGCGGCGAGAACAGCCCCAGCCTCGAGCTCGCCCTGCGGATCTCCGCCTTCTTCGACCTCCCGGTCGAGGCGGTCTTCTCGCTGTCCCCGTTCCCGCGCATCAGCGACCAGGCAGGTCGCCCCGCCTGA
- a CDS encoding ABC transporter permease, translated as MRAKAVPHGLVGYFAGQLVLHSASLLPQTVAVLVPSFLLFDGLMAHPSGWFTIAWVVVLGLLATLPIGMAVGALVPSVQKVGMWGMLPVMVLAGISGIFYPIQALWGWVQVVAQLFPMYWMGLGMRSAFLPDSYVGAEIADSWRTWETVAVLGAWAVLGALVAPALLRRMARRQSGSQVAAAREAATQWVR; from the coding sequence CTGCGCGCCAAGGCCGTCCCGCACGGTCTCGTCGGCTACTTCGCCGGCCAGCTGGTGCTGCACTCTGCGAGCCTGCTCCCGCAGACCGTCGCAGTGCTCGTGCCGAGCTTCCTGCTGTTCGACGGCCTGATGGCCCACCCCAGCGGCTGGTTCACGATCGCGTGGGTGGTCGTCCTCGGGCTGCTGGCGACCCTCCCGATCGGCATGGCGGTGGGAGCCCTCGTGCCGTCGGTGCAGAAGGTCGGCATGTGGGGGATGCTGCCGGTCATGGTGCTCGCCGGGATCTCCGGCATCTTCTACCCGATCCAGGCCCTGTGGGGATGGGTCCAGGTCGTCGCCCAGCTCTTCCCGATGTACTGGATGGGCCTCGGCATGCGGTCCGCCTTCCTGCCCGACTCCTACGTCGGCGCCGAGATCGCCGACTCGTGGCGCACGTGGGAGACCGTCGCGGTGCTCGGCGCGTGGGCGGTCCTCGGTGCGCTCGTCGCCCCGGCGCTGCTGCGCCGCATGGCCAGGAGGCAGTCGGGGTCCCAGGTGGCTGCGGCGCGCGAGGCTGCGACACAGTGGGTCAGGTGA
- a CDS encoding ATP-binding cassette domain-containing protein, protein MSSVPDPVVDVRDLRMRYGDKDVLCGVDFSIAAGEVVCLLGPNGAGKTTTIEILEGFRDRSAGEVRAASSALPDSCRCTRSR, encoded by the coding sequence GTGAGCAGCGTGCCCGACCCGGTCGTCGACGTCCGCGACCTGCGCATGCGCTACGGCGACAAGGACGTCCTGTGCGGGGTGGACTTCTCCATCGCAGCCGGCGAGGTGGTGTGCCTGCTCGGGCCCAACGGCGCCGGCAAGACGACCACGATCGAGATCCTCGAGGGCTTCCGCGACCGCTCGGCGGGGGAGGTCCGGGCCGCCTCGTCGGCGCTCCCGGACTCGTGCCGCTGCACGAGGTCGAGGTAG
- a CDS encoding NYN domain-containing protein: MADRMTYLLVDGENIDATLGTSILGRRPRPEERPRWDRLLEWAERAFDQDVTGLFFLAATTELPISFVQALLAIGFKPIPLSGEGKVVDIAIQRTAEALVPRDADVVLVSHDGDFVDQVSALCDGSRQVGVIGFTEFVNSQFRNLPGLRIFDLEYDLGAFNTPLPRTRVIPIDEFDPLDFL, translated from the coding sequence ATGGCCGACCGGATGACCTACCTCCTCGTCGACGGGGAGAACATCGACGCCACCCTGGGCACCTCGATCCTGGGTCGGCGCCCCCGTCCGGAGGAGCGACCCCGCTGGGACCGCCTGCTCGAGTGGGCGGAGCGGGCCTTCGACCAGGACGTCACCGGCCTCTTCTTCCTCGCCGCCACCACCGAGCTGCCGATCAGCTTCGTCCAGGCGCTGCTAGCGATCGGCTTCAAGCCGATCCCGCTGAGCGGCGAGGGCAAGGTCGTCGACATCGCCATCCAGCGCACCGCCGAGGCGCTCGTGCCGCGGGATGCCGACGTGGTCCTGGTGAGCCACGACGGGGACTTCGTCGACCAGGTCTCGGCCCTGTGCGACGGCTCCCGGCAGGTCGGCGTCATCGGCTTCACCGAGTTCGTCAACTCGCAGTTCCGCAACCTGCCGGGCCTGCGGATCTTCGACCTCGAGTACGACCTCGGCGCCTTCAACACCCCGCTGCCGCGCACCCGGGTCATCCCGATCGACGAGTTCGACCCGCTCGACTTCCTCTGA
- a CDS encoding aminoglycoside adenylyltransferase domain-containing protein: MLNPHPTRYAELNGVLHDLVTSAQSALGESFVGAYLQGSFALGAGDLHSDCDFLVVVRERPDAGQEAALRALHRDLPHREGHWHRHLEGSYAVARDLRSVEGLGREWLYVDHGADEMRWSEHCNQPWTRWILREHGVTIVGPCPVELMDAVPDHVLRESARAGLVTLADDVLRWCPPTIAWCQRYLVVQASRSMYTVRTGEVASKRDALRWAMMHGDPRWRPLLQQVLADRDLGLDPLAEPRPGSMEAAREFAAYVAAVA, translated from the coding sequence GTGCTCAACCCCCACCCGACGCGCTACGCCGAGCTCAACGGCGTGCTCCACGACCTCGTCACCAGCGCGCAGTCCGCGCTCGGCGAGTCGTTCGTGGGCGCCTACCTGCAGGGCTCCTTCGCCCTGGGCGCGGGGGACCTGCACAGCGACTGCGACTTCCTCGTCGTCGTGCGCGAGCGGCCGGACGCCGGGCAGGAGGCGGCGCTGCGGGCCTTGCACCGCGACCTGCCGCACCGGGAAGGCCACTGGCACCGGCACCTCGAGGGGTCGTACGCCGTCGCGCGCGACCTGAGGTCGGTCGAGGGGCTGGGGCGGGAGTGGCTCTACGTCGACCACGGCGCGGACGAGATGCGGTGGTCGGAGCACTGCAACCAGCCGTGGACGCGCTGGATCCTGCGTGAGCACGGGGTGACGATCGTCGGTCCGTGCCCGGTCGAGCTGATGGACGCGGTGCCCGACCACGTGCTCCGCGAGAGCGCGCGCGCCGGACTGGTGACCCTCGCCGACGACGTCCTCCGATGGTGCCCGCCCACGATCGCGTGGTGCCAGCGCTACCTCGTCGTGCAGGCGAGCCGCAGCATGTACACCGTCCGCACCGGTGAGGTGGCCAGCAAGCGCGACGCCCTGCGCTGGGCGATGATGCACGGCGACCCCCGGTGGCGGCCGTTGCTCCAGCAGGTGCTCGCTGACCGGGACCTCGGCCTCGACCCGCTGGCCGAGCCGAGGCCCGGCTCGATGGAGGCGGCGCGGGAGTTCGCGGCGTACGTCGCCGCCGTGGCCTGA
- a CDS encoding SMP-30/gluconolactonase/LRE family protein: MRRLVLTCTIAALGVALSPVVPTASGVTAAPRDTFPARVELPDGFQPEGIALGPGPTAWFGSRADGDIYEVSLRTGDGSVISQGPGTPSVGMKSDRQGRLYVAGGTSGTARIIDTETGVVLDDRTLTTGPSFVNDVVLTRTAAWFTDSSQAQLYRVDRGAGGGPGTATTTLPLTGEWEQGTGFGVNGISTTPTGRALLVVNSTTGLLYRVAPATGEATEVDLGGASLTMGDGMLRHGRTLYVVRNRINEVAVLRLSRTALTGRLVRTITADDLPASTSFDVPTTVARFGSHLYLPNARFTTPPTPTTDYWVTKVRAKAGD, translated from the coding sequence ATGCGTCGCCTCGTCCTCACCTGCACCATCGCCGCCCTCGGCGTGGCCCTGTCGCCGGTCGTACCGACCGCCAGCGGCGTGACCGCGGCCCCCCGGGACACATTCCCCGCCCGCGTCGAGCTGCCGGACGGCTTCCAGCCCGAGGGCATCGCCCTCGGTCCCGGCCCCACGGCGTGGTTCGGGTCGCGTGCCGACGGGGACATCTACGAGGTCTCGCTGCGCACCGGCGACGGCTCCGTCATCAGCCAGGGCCCGGGCACCCCGTCGGTGGGGATGAAGTCCGACCGACAGGGTCGCCTCTACGTCGCGGGTGGCACCTCCGGCACCGCGCGGATCATCGACACCGAGACCGGTGTCGTGCTGGACGACCGCACCCTGACGACCGGCCCCAGCTTCGTCAACGACGTCGTCCTCACCCGCACCGCCGCGTGGTTCACCGACTCCTCGCAGGCCCAGCTCTACCGCGTCGATCGCGGGGCCGGCGGTGGGCCAGGGACGGCGACCACCACCCTGCCCCTGACGGGCGAGTGGGAGCAGGGCACCGGGTTCGGCGTCAACGGCATCAGCACCACCCCGACGGGCCGGGCGCTGCTCGTGGTGAACTCCACGACCGGGCTGCTCTACCGCGTCGCCCCGGCCACCGGCGAGGCCACGGAGGTCGACCTCGGGGGCGCGTCGCTCACCATGGGCGACGGCATGCTGCGCCACGGCCGCACCCTCTACGTCGTACGCAACCGGATCAACGAGGTCGCCGTGCTGCGCCTCTCGCGCACCGCTCTCACCGGCCGGCTCGTGCGGACGATCACCGCCGACGACCTGCCGGCGTCGACGTCGTTCGACGTGCCGACGACCGTCGCGAGGTTCGGTTCGCACCTCTACCTGCCCAACGCGCGGTTCACCACCCCGCCGACCCCGACCACCGACTACTGGGTGACGAAGGTCAGGGCGAAGGCCGGCGACTAA
- a CDS encoding metal-sulfur cluster assembly factor, whose protein sequence is MSEIDHSDLPEVPEAAQAAQAAQGAGTSTVTVEDVTEAMKDVVDPELGINVVDLGLVYDVHLDEHSNAVLDMTLTSAACPLTDVITDQTESALEGLVGDVAINWVWMPPWGPDKITDDGREQLRALGFNV, encoded by the coding sequence ATGAGCGAGATCGACCACTCCGACCTGCCCGAGGTTCCCGAGGCCGCCCAGGCCGCCCAGGCCGCCCAGGGCGCTGGCACGTCCACGGTGACCGTCGAGGACGTGACCGAGGCGATGAAGGACGTCGTCGACCCCGAGCTCGGGATCAACGTCGTCGACCTCGGCCTCGTCTACGACGTGCACCTCGACGAGCACAGCAACGCCGTGCTCGACATGACCCTCACGTCCGCGGCCTGCCCGCTGACCGACGTGATCACCGACCAGACCGAGTCCGCGCTCGAGGGCCTGGTCGGCGACGTCGCGATCAACTGGGTCTGGATGCCGCCGTGGGGCCCGGACAAGATCACCGACGACGGCCGCGAGCAGCTGCGCGCCCTCGGGTTCAATGTCTGA
- the sufU gene encoding Fe-S cluster assembly sulfur transfer protein SufU translates to MSTDLDALYQEIILDHYKNPHHKGLRGDPSAAGTAEVHHVNPTCGDEVTLRVHLSDDADGPVVEDVSYDSVGCSISQASASVLTDLVIGKPVDEAMTIHQTFLELMQGKGQVEPDEDVLEDGIAFAGVARFPARVKCALLSWMAWKDATTQARADSAQTQGETA, encoded by the coding sequence ATGAGCACCGACCTCGACGCCCTCTACCAGGAGATCATCCTGGACCACTACAAGAACCCGCACCACAAGGGTCTGAGAGGTGACCCGTCCGCTGCCGGCACTGCCGAGGTGCACCACGTCAACCCCACCTGCGGCGACGAGGTGACCCTGCGGGTGCACCTGTCCGACGATGCCGACGGACCGGTCGTCGAGGACGTGTCCTACGACAGCGTCGGCTGCTCCATCTCGCAGGCGTCGGCTTCCGTGCTGACCGACCTCGTGATCGGCAAGCCGGTCGACGAGGCGATGACCATCCACCAGACCTTCCTCGAGCTCATGCAGGGCAAGGGGCAGGTCGAGCCGGACGAGGACGTCCTCGAGGACGGGATCGCCTTCGCCGGCGTCGCCAGGTTCCCCGCGCGCGTCAAGTGCGCGCTGCTCTCCTGGATGGCGTGGAAGGACGCGACCACCCAGGCCCGCGCAGATTCGGCCCAGACCCAAGGAGAGACCGCATGA